A section of the Malus sylvestris chromosome 17, drMalSylv7.2, whole genome shotgun sequence genome encodes:
- the LOC126610208 gene encoding uncharacterized protein LOC126610208: protein MFANRGRRQTAHAGFAHGGGRGAVHPRSGNQARPHVAAAPNPGRPHDGILGAGPSSSDRPPLRCQICRRNGHSAIDCYNRMNTSYEGRVPSARLTALAAQSTRVPQSASHAPTTWLLDSGANTHITNDPGQLTNAQEYTGIDQVGGVHGGQGLYPLGDDPFIRPE from the exons ATGTTTGCTAATCGTGGACGTCGGCAGACTGCTCATGCAGGCTTTGCCCATGGTGGAGGCCGTGGTGCTGTCCATCCTCGTAGTGGCAATCAGGCTCGCCCACATGTTGCTGCTGCTCCTAATCCAGGACGTCCCCATGACGGTATCCTTGGTGCAGGTCCCTCTTCGTCTGATCGTCCACCACTTCGCTGTCAGATTTGTCGTCGTAATGGTCACTCTGCCATTGACTGTTACAACCGTATGAATACTTCTTATGAAGGCCGTGTTCCAAGTGCTCGTCTCACAGCCCTTGCTGCACAGTCAACCCGTGTACCCCAGTCTGCATCTCATGCTCCCACAACATGGCTTCTGGACTCTGGAGCGAACACACATATTACTAATGATCCTGGACAACTTACAAATGCACAGGAGTACACAGGCATAGATCAAGTCGGTGGTGTTCATGGTGGTCAAGGTTT ATATCCGCTCGGGGATGATCCTTTTATCAGGCCGGAGTAA